A stretch of the Conger conger chromosome 3, fConCon1.1, whole genome shotgun sequence genome encodes the following:
- the LOC133123227 gene encoding junctional adhesion molecule A-like codes for MAALCVILVFFSKLCGLLGQSVVQPKALVTAQLGDTVTLPCFYQDDGVPTVSWMKQPLGQKPQPVAKMLNYQSDAEFLNEFKNSTRLRAKTAKGSFNLTVSHVEPSDSATYYCTFIHYQEISFGEGTTLMVMGPESQSRTVVLQQPESESVQPGDSVTLQCTVHTETCAGEHSVHWFRPGSGESPPGIIHTHGHRSDECQRSSGTVSPTQSCVYNFPKRILSLSDAGTYYCAVATCGEILFGNGTKLDFKASGNEAFLYCLAGALALSVILHIVLALSRRKNCENCKASR; via the exons ATGGCAGccctctgtgttattcttgtgtttttcagcaaactgt GTGGTCTGCTTGGGCAGAGTGTAGTTCAGCCCAAGGCTCTGGTGACAGCTCAGCTTGGAGACACCGTGACTCTCCCGTGTTTCTATCAGGATGATGGAGTGCCTACAGTCAGCTGGATGAAGCAACCacttggacagaagcctcagcCTGTCGCAAAGATGCTGAACTATCAATCAGATGCTGAGTTTTTGaatgagtttaaaaacagtACACGTCTGAGAGCTAAGACAGCAAAGGGAAGCTTTAACTTGACTGTCTCACATGTAGAGCCATCAGATTCAGCGACATACTACTGTACTTTTATTCACTACCAAGAGATCAGCTTTGGAGAAGGAACTACTTTAATGGTGATGG ggccagagtcccagagcaggacagtagtgctgcagcagcccgagtctgagtcagtgcagccaggagactctgtgactctgcagtgtacagtacacactgagacctgtgcaggagaacacagtgtgcactggttcagaccgggctcaggagagtcccctccaggaatcattcacacccatggacacaggagtgatgagtgccagaggagctctgggactgtgtctcccacacagagctgtgtctacaacttccccaagaggatcctcagcctctctgatgctgggacttactactgtgctgtggccacctgtggggagatcctgtttgggaaTGGGACCAAGCTGGACTTTAAGG CGTCAGGAAATGAAGCATTTCTTTATTGCTTGGCGGGAGCTTTGGCGTTGAGTGTGATCCTACATATTGTCCTCGCTCTGAGCAGGAGAAAAAACTGTGAGAACTGCAAAG catcaagatga